One stretch of Weissella koreensis KACC 15510 DNA includes these proteins:
- the hpt gene encoding hypoxanthine phosphoribosyltransferase has protein sequence MDNDIERVLYSQEAIAEAAKRVGQQLAHDYENKTPIILVVLKGAALWAVDVMRYMEYTEVEFINVSSYNGGITSSGEVSLVTDIQSDVKNRDVIIMEDIVDTGRSLKFMKELLVQRGANSVKTASLLDKKEGRVVEEDVEYIGFDVPKAFVVGYGLDYSVNGKELYRNLPYVGILKKEVYASEHANLVDHEITPTH, from the coding sequence ATGGATAATGATATCGAGCGAGTCCTATATAGTCAAGAAGCGATTGCTGAGGCGGCTAAACGGGTCGGACAGCAATTAGCACATGATTATGAAAATAAGACCCCGATTATTTTGGTTGTATTAAAGGGAGCTGCACTTTGGGCAGTAGATGTAATGCGGTACATGGAATATACTGAAGTTGAGTTTATTAATGTGTCAAGCTATAATGGTGGAATTACTAGTTCCGGCGAAGTATCTTTGGTAACTGATATCCAAAGCGATGTTAAAAATCGCGATGTTATTATTATGGAAGATATCGTTGATACTGGGCGCTCATTAAAGTTTATGAAAGAGTTACTAGTACAACGTGGTGCTAATAGTGTTAAGACAGCCAGCCTTCTTGATAAAAAGGAAGGTCGAGTTGTAGAAGAAGATGTAGAATATATTGGCTTTGACGTACCAAAAGCCTTTGTTGTTGGGTATGGTCTTGATTATAGTGTTAATGGAAAAGAACTTTATCGCAATTTACCATATGTTGGTATTTTGAAGAAGGAAGTTTATGCTTCTGAGCATGCTAATCTAGTAGATCATGAGATAACCCCCACGCATTAG
- the lysS gene encoding lysine--tRNA ligase produces the protein MAAQELSLNDQMVVRREKMAELKEQGIDPFGQRFEASHHASELHQAYDDVDIDELEEKQISVKIAGRMMTKRRSGKITFANIKDRTGSVQIFVQKPIVGEDAYELLKKSDLGDILGFSGTMMKTKAGELSVNVQTITHLTKALRPLPDKFHGLNDIETRYRKRYLDLIANEDSFSRFQKRSEIISAIRRYMDGDGFIEVETPILQNSAGGASARPFITHHNALDIDMYLRIALELHLKRLIVGGMEKVYEIGRVFRNEGMDPKHNPEFTTMETYAAYWDFEDVMVEAENIIKAATKVVSDDLKITYQGTQLDLAKPFARKHMVDLIKEQTGIDFWQPMSLDEAKKLAVDNDIKVESFWGVGHIINEFFEKFVEKTLIQPTFVYGHPVEVSPLAKKNADDERFTDRFEIFIMGAEYGNAFTELNDPIDQRERFEAQAAEAAKGNDEAEGIDEDFIEALEYGMAPTGGLGIGIDRLVMLLTDTDTIRDVLLFPTMR, from the coding sequence ATGGCAGCACAAGAACTATCTTTAAATGATCAAATGGTTGTACGTCGTGAAAAGATGGCAGAATTAAAGGAACAAGGAATTGATCCTTTTGGTCAAAGATTTGAAGCTTCCCATCATGCAAGTGAATTACATCAAGCTTATGATGACGTTGATATTGATGAATTAGAAGAGAAACAAATTTCAGTGAAGATTGCTGGCCGGATGATGACAAAGCGTCGTTCAGGGAAAATAACTTTCGCTAACATCAAAGATCGGACAGGATCTGTTCAAATTTTCGTACAAAAGCCAATTGTAGGAGAAGATGCGTATGAGTTATTGAAAAAATCTGATCTTGGTGATATTTTAGGCTTTTCTGGAACAATGATGAAAACTAAAGCTGGCGAGTTATCAGTTAATGTACAAACGATTACACATCTTACGAAAGCTTTGCGTCCGTTACCAGATAAGTTTCATGGCCTAAATGACATTGAAACACGTTATCGGAAGCGTTATTTGGATTTGATTGCAAATGAAGATTCATTCAGCCGTTTTCAAAAGCGTTCAGAGATCATTTCAGCTATCCGACGTTACATGGATGGTGATGGATTTATTGAAGTTGAAACACCTATTCTACAAAATTCAGCCGGAGGAGCTTCAGCTCGTCCATTTATCACCCATCACAATGCTTTAGATATTGATATGTATCTACGGATTGCATTGGAATTACATCTTAAGCGGTTAATTGTCGGTGGAATGGAAAAGGTTTATGAAATTGGGCGTGTCTTCAGAAATGAGGGGATGGATCCTAAGCATAATCCTGAATTTACTACTATGGAAACTTATGCTGCATACTGGGATTTTGAAGATGTCATGGTTGAAGCAGAAAATATCATTAAGGCCGCTACTAAGGTAGTATCAGATGATTTAAAGATTACCTATCAAGGTACTCAATTAGATTTGGCAAAGCCTTTTGCGCGTAAACATATGGTAGATTTAATTAAGGAGCAAACAGGAATTGACTTCTGGCAACCAATGAGCTTGGATGAAGCTAAGAAGTTGGCGGTTGATAATGATATTAAGGTTGAGAGTTTTTGGGGCGTAGGCCATATTATTAATGAATTCTTTGAGAAATTTGTTGAAAAGACATTAATTCAACCTACTTTTGTATATGGACATCCAGTAGAAGTTTCACCATTGGCTAAAAAGAATGCTGATGATGAACGCTTTACTGATCGATTCGAAATTTTTATCATGGGGGCTGAATATGGAAATGCCTTTACTGAGTTAAATGATCCAATTGATCAACGCGAACGTTTTGAAGCCCAAGCAGCTGAAGCAGCCAAAGGAAATGATGAAGCAGAAGGTATTGATGAAGACTTCATTGAGGCGCTTGAATATGGAATGGCTCCAACGGGAGGTCTTGGTATTGGGATTGATCGTTTGGTAATGCTATTAACCGATACTGATACGATTCGAGATGTTTTATTGTTCCCAACAATGCGTTAA
- the ftsH gene encoding ATP-dependent zinc metalloprotease FtsH: MKNRPSGNFVRQSLFYVIMLLAVLGLVYWVIGPKDTNTVKKIETSTFIKQLNDKKIKSIEIKPGAGVYDIKGDYRKPQTEKVSAAAEGTLMAKVMGNAKPKVTSFEVNALPNDSTLKAINQAADKTNTEISTKPEDSNVWGSLLVTILPMIFMIGFLWLMMSGMGQGGRGGSGGMMNIGKSKAKPADPEENKVRFGDVAGAEEEKQELVEVVEFLRSPSKFTKLGAKIPKGVLLEGPPGTGKTLLARAVAGEAGVPFFSISGSDFVEMFVGVGASRVRDLFENAKKSAPSIIFIDEIDAVGRKRGSGMGGGNDEREQTLNQMLIEMDGFSGNEGVIVIAATNRSDVLDPALLRPGRFDRKILVGQPDVKGREAILKVHSKDKPLGPDVDLKEIAKQTPGFVGADLANLLNEAALLAARQNKNVIEANDVDEAEDRVIAGPAKKDRVVSAKERETVAYHEAGHAIVGLVLNEARVVHKVTIVPRGRAGGYAIMLPREDQMLMSKDNAEDQIAGLMGGRAAEMVMFKQQSSGASNDFEQATGIARAMVTEYGMSDKLGMVQLAKNGQSFNNPYGEGAPYSESTAQLIDEEVRRLTTEGYARAHDIIVQYQDKHEAIAKALLEFETLDEKQILSLYETGKMPTSVKVEKNDDQPMSYEEAKQVASQKVSEAVEEHKEESKGDAETLYPRD; encoded by the coding sequence ATGAAAAATCGCCCGAGTGGTAATTTTGTTCGACAGAGTTTATTTTATGTGATTATGCTTCTAGCAGTATTAGGATTAGTTTATTGGGTTATTGGACCAAAAGATACTAATACCGTTAAGAAGATTGAAACTTCAACATTTATTAAACAGTTGAACGATAAGAAAATTAAATCAATTGAAATTAAGCCAGGAGCTGGTGTTTACGATATTAAAGGTGATTATCGCAAACCACAGACAGAAAAAGTATCTGCTGCGGCAGAAGGAACTTTAATGGCCAAAGTTATGGGCAATGCTAAGCCTAAGGTCACTTCATTTGAAGTTAACGCTTTGCCAAATGATTCAACTTTGAAGGCAATTAACCAAGCTGCAGATAAAACTAATACTGAAATTAGTACAAAGCCAGAAGATTCAAATGTTTGGGGATCATTGTTAGTAACGATTCTACCAATGATCTTTATGATTGGATTCCTATGGCTTATGATGAGCGGTATGGGTCAAGGTGGTCGTGGCGGATCTGGTGGAATGATGAACATCGGAAAGTCTAAGGCTAAACCAGCCGATCCTGAGGAAAATAAAGTTCGCTTTGGGGATGTTGCTGGAGCTGAAGAAGAAAAGCAAGAATTGGTTGAAGTTGTTGAATTCTTGCGTAGCCCAAGTAAGTTCACCAAGTTGGGAGCTAAAATTCCAAAGGGTGTCTTGTTAGAGGGACCTCCCGGAACTGGTAAGACCTTGCTAGCACGTGCCGTAGCTGGTGAAGCTGGCGTGCCGTTCTTCTCAATTTCTGGTTCAGACTTCGTGGAAATGTTCGTCGGAGTTGGAGCTAGTCGTGTTCGTGATTTGTTTGAAAATGCTAAAAAGTCAGCCCCATCAATCATCTTTATTGATGAAATTGATGCGGTTGGTCGTAAGCGTGGCTCAGGTATGGGCGGTGGAAACGATGAACGTGAACAGACTTTGAACCAAATGTTGATTGAAATGGATGGATTCTCGGGTAATGAAGGGGTGATTGTGATTGCAGCAACCAACCGTTCTGATGTTTTGGATCCTGCCTTGCTTCGTCCAGGTCGTTTTGACCGAAAGATCTTGGTTGGACAACCGGATGTTAAAGGACGTGAGGCAATTCTAAAGGTACATTCAAAGGATAAGCCATTAGGTCCAGATGTGGACTTGAAAGAAATTGCCAAGCAAACTCCTGGATTTGTGGGAGCGGACTTAGCTAATCTTTTGAACGAAGCAGCTTTGTTGGCAGCTCGTCAAAATAAAAATGTTATTGAAGCTAATGATGTGGATGAAGCTGAGGATCGTGTTATTGCTGGTCCAGCTAAAAAGGATCGAGTTGTTTCAGCAAAGGAACGCGAAACAGTTGCTTATCACGAAGCTGGTCACGCTATTGTTGGTTTGGTTTTGAATGAAGCCCGTGTGGTTCATAAGGTAACAATTGTGCCACGAGGACGCGCTGGTGGTTACGCAATTATGTTGCCACGTGAAGATCAAATGTTGATGTCAAAGGATAACGCTGAAGACCAAATTGCTGGTTTGATGGGTGGTCGTGCGGCTGAAATGGTGATGTTCAAGCAACAATCTTCAGGAGCATCAAACGACTTTGAACAGGCAACTGGAATTGCTCGCGCTATGGTAACTGAGTATGGAATGTCTGATAAACTTGGAATGGTTCAATTAGCAAAGAATGGTCAATCATTCAATAATCCTTATGGTGAAGGTGCACCTTATTCTGAGTCAACGGCTCAATTAATTGATGAAGAAGTTCGTCGATTGACAACCGAAGGGTATGCGCGTGCGCATGATATTATTGTTCAATATCAAGATAAGCATGAGGCCATTGCGAAGGCACTTCTTGAATTTGAAACATTGGATGAGAAGCAAATTCTTAGTCTTTATGAAACTGGTAAGATGCCAACTTCAGTAAAGGTTGAAAAAAATGATGATCAACCAATGTCATATGAAGAAGCTAAGCAAGTTGCTAGTCAAAAAGTGTCTGAAGCAGTTGAAGAGCACAAAGAAGAATCTAAGGGAGATGCAGAAACATTGTATCCTCGCGATTAA
- the rpiA gene encoding ribose-5-phosphate isomerase RpiA, with translation MNAQDLNKKKAAEFAAQYIEEGMTVGLGTGSTVAFFLDALAEKKINFTGVTTSNRTAARGAELGMKIVDVDEVDHIDVTVDGADEVDTYLNGIKGGGAALLMEKIVAKNSTKNIWIVDQSKVKPVLGTFPLPVEVVPYGSGQLARKFEKDGLNPTLRLDQEGKTLVTDGGHYILDLHLDGMDSPERLSDYLSKEVGVVDHGLFLNTADIVIVGGDEIEVKERKH, from the coding sequence ATGAATGCACAAGATTTAAATAAGAAAAAAGCTGCTGAGTTTGCGGCTCAATATATTGAAGAAGGAATGACTGTAGGATTAGGAACTGGATCAACAGTGGCTTTCTTCTTAGACGCTTTGGCCGAAAAGAAGATTAATTTTACAGGAGTTACGACTTCTAACCGAACAGCTGCTCGCGGAGCAGAACTAGGAATGAAAATTGTCGATGTCGACGAGGTTGACCATATTGACGTTACTGTTGATGGGGCTGATGAAGTAGATACTTATTTAAATGGAATTAAAGGTGGCGGAGCTGCTTTATTAATGGAAAAGATTGTTGCCAAGAATTCAACTAAAAATATTTGGATTGTTGACCAAAGTAAGGTTAAGCCGGTTTTGGGAACTTTCCCATTGCCAGTTGAAGTTGTACCTTATGGAAGCGGACAACTAGCACGTAAATTTGAAAAAGATGGTTTGAATCCTACACTACGTTTAGATCAAGAAGGTAAAACTTTGGTGACTGATGGTGGACACTATATTCTAGACCTACACTTGGATGGGATGGATAGTCCAGAACGCTTATCAGATTACTTATCAAAGGAAGTTGGAGTTGTCGATCACGGATTATTCCTTAATACTGCTGATATTGTAATTGTTGGTGGAGATGAAATTGAAGTTAAAGAACGCAAACATTAA
- a CDS encoding Hsp33 family molecular chaperone HslO has protein sequence MADTIVRAITKDNNFRTIAIDGTEMLQQAASFHQATPMGINLLGRALLSTLLVSNAILKGDERLAVTIEGNGPAGKIVTESSATGLVRGYVTNPQVQTADIVSAVGTEGFLRVTKEMDGESQPFTGSVALASGRIDDDFTYYMLTSEQIPSLVMVDVAVDENKQVHAAGGFIVSALPDAKQEALDRFYQAVENMPEINQTLQKGQGTFGILERIFGNDNLKQLSTEEVSLYPDLTKREYARMLATLNNDQLQEMVEDDQGAEIVDRFTGNKIQFNTEELQNIMDQK, from the coding sequence ATGGCTGATACAATTGTACGAGCAATCACGAAAGATAATAATTTCCGTACTATTGCTATTGATGGAACGGAGATGCTTCAACAGGCAGCTTCATTTCACCAAGCGACCCCTATGGGAATTAATTTATTGGGTCGAGCTTTATTAAGCACATTATTAGTTTCAAATGCAATCTTAAAAGGTGATGAACGTTTAGCGGTTACTATTGAAGGAAATGGACCAGCTGGTAAAATTGTTACTGAATCTAGTGCCACTGGATTAGTGCGCGGGTATGTAACAAATCCACAAGTTCAAACTGCTGATATTGTTAGTGCAGTTGGAACAGAAGGCTTTTTGCGTGTCACTAAGGAAATGGATGGAGAATCTCAACCTTTTACTGGTTCAGTTGCTTTAGCTAGTGGCCGAATTGATGATGATTTTACTTATTACATGTTGACTTCTGAGCAAATTCCTTCATTAGTGATGGTTGATGTTGCCGTTGACGAAAATAAACAGGTCCATGCTGCAGGTGGCTTTATTGTTTCAGCATTACCCGATGCAAAACAAGAAGCTTTGGATCGTTTTTATCAGGCTGTTGAAAATATGCCAGAGATTAACCAAACACTACAAAAAGGACAAGGAACCTTTGGTATCTTGGAACGAATTTTTGGTAATGATAATTTAAAGCAATTATCAACTGAAGAAGTTAGTTTGTATCCTGACTTAACTAAACGAGAGTATGCAAGAATGTTAGCAACTTTAAATAACGATCAACTCCAAGAAATGGTCGAAGACGATCAAGGAGCTGAAATTGTAGATCGGTTTACAGGAAATAAAATTCAGTTTAACACTGAAGAATTGCAAAATATTATGGATCAAAAATAA
- a CDS encoding NupC/NupG family nucleoside CNT transporter: MYLLINIVGIFVTLGVAYLFSRDKKNIQWKSVGIVTVLQLFLAWFFVNFSIGRQAVVAAAEGFNWLVATAYKGIAFALPEWVSSTIPGAGGTLDGSMNFVTSALMPILLVVPLFDILTYIGFLPWVVKWIGRALSFITGQPKFEAFFSVEMMFLGNTEVLAVSKAQLNQMSGTRNLTLALMSMSCVTASIIGAYTQMMPGQYVLTAVPLNILGAIVISAILNPINISPEEDVVVEVNEPVEVAQADGTMKMERPKKEPFFSFLGDSILGAGKLILIIFASVVAFVALANLIDNLFSLTGLDWLSLENIFGVIMFPFAWLLGFNPHDAFQIAQYMGTKLVTNEFVVMGEVSKSVMAGTGLFANKHAVAVLTVFVTSFANFSTVGMIIGAFKGLVSKEKVDLISKNVPLMLVSGILVSLLSAGMAGLFAW; this comes from the coding sequence ATGTACTTACTCATCAATATTGTCGGTATTTTCGTTACTCTGGGCGTAGCTTATCTATTCTCACGTGACAAAAAGAACATTCAATGGAAATCCGTTGGAATCGTAACCGTATTGCAATTATTCTTAGCCTGGTTCTTTGTGAACTTTAGCATTGGTCGTCAAGCTGTTGTCGCCGCGGCTGAAGGCTTCAACTGGTTGGTAGCCACCGCCTATAAAGGAATTGCCTTTGCCCTTCCTGAATGGGTTTCATCTACCATCCCTGGTGCCGGAGGGACTTTAGATGGGTCAATGAATTTCGTGACTTCTGCGTTGATGCCAATCTTATTGGTAGTGCCTTTGTTTGATATTCTAACTTACATCGGCTTCCTGCCTTGGGTAGTTAAGTGGATTGGTCGTGCCTTATCATTCATCACAGGCCAACCAAAATTTGAAGCTTTCTTCTCAGTTGAAATGATGTTCTTAGGAAACACCGAAGTTTTGGCCGTTTCTAAAGCTCAATTAAATCAAATGAGTGGAACGCGAAACTTAACATTAGCCTTAATGTCGATGAGTTGTGTCACTGCTTCAATAATCGGAGCTTATACCCAAATGATGCCTGGTCAATATGTTTTGACCGCTGTTCCTTTGAATATTCTAGGAGCCATCGTCATTTCTGCTATTTTGAATCCGATTAACATTTCACCGGAAGAAGACGTTGTTGTTGAAGTCAACGAACCAGTTGAAGTAGCTCAAGCTGATGGAACTATGAAAATGGAACGTCCAAAGAAAGAACCTTTCTTCTCATTCTTAGGTGACTCAATCTTAGGTGCTGGTAAGTTGATCTTAATTATCTTTGCATCTGTTGTAGCATTCGTTGCCTTGGCTAACTTAATTGATAATTTATTCTCATTAACTGGTCTTGACTGGCTTTCACTGGAAAACATCTTCGGTGTTATCATGTTCCCATTTGCATGGCTGTTGGGATTCAATCCACACGATGCTTTCCAAATTGCACAATATATGGGAACTAAATTGGTAACCAATGAATTCGTTGTTATGGGTGAAGTTTCAAAGAGTGTAATGGCTGGAACTGGTTTATTTGCTAATAAACACGCCGTAGCCGTGTTGACTGTCTTTGTAACATCATTTGCTAACTTCTCAACAGTTGGAATGATCATCGGAGCCTTCAAAGGTTTGGTTTCAAAAGAAAAAGTTGATTTGATCTCAAAAAATGTGCCTTTGATGTTAGTATCAGGAATTTTGGTTTCATTACTTTCAGCAGGAATGGCTGGATTATTCGCCTGGTAA
- a CDS encoding C69 family dipeptidase produces the protein MIKNYEPTACTTILIGKGASADGSTIIARTEDSPNGVFNAKKMIVVNPKDQPRHYQAKISKVEIDLPDNPMRYTATPDVDENHGVWGEAGINAENIAMSATETITTNARVLGADPLLENGIGEEDMLTLVLPYIHSARDGVQRLGDLLERFGTYEMNGIAFSDVNEIWFLETVGGHHWLAQRVPDNMYVTVPNQRGIEAFDLDDTENFMASADMIGFIKENKLQIDEEFNSRIMFGTHTEMDHVYNTPRAWSIQKMLTPQVQHEPMDDDIPFAQKPDHKITIEDVHMIMSSHYQGTEYDPYGQLGDETTRNLFRPIGINRNCELSVLQLRPNMPEDKMALQWLAYSSMPFATLVPIYTQVQDIPAYFRDTTLRVTSESYYWANRLVAAMADANYSEIIPFIERYQLNTLGMARQHVHVVDRDPQADLELANQKFANEIKEELEALMDQVLMARSNNMKNGYSRSDN, from the coding sequence ATGATTAAGAATTACGAACCAACAGCTTGTACGACGATTTTAATTGGTAAAGGGGCCAGTGCAGATGGCTCAACTATTATTGCTCGAACTGAAGATTCCCCGAATGGCGTGTTCAATGCTAAAAAGATGATTGTGGTCAATCCAAAGGATCAACCAAGACATTATCAAGCTAAGATATCAAAAGTAGAGATCGATTTACCTGATAATCCAATGCGGTACACAGCTACACCGGATGTGGATGAAAATCATGGTGTCTGGGGTGAAGCTGGAATAAATGCTGAAAATATTGCAATGTCAGCTACTGAAACAATTACGACAAATGCCCGTGTCTTGGGGGCTGATCCTCTTTTGGAGAACGGAATTGGTGAAGAGGATATGTTGACGTTAGTGCTGCCGTATATTCATTCTGCCCGCGATGGTGTTCAACGTTTAGGAGACTTACTGGAGCGATTTGGAACTTATGAAATGAACGGAATTGCTTTTTCTGATGTCAATGAAATATGGTTCTTGGAAACTGTCGGTGGACATCATTGGTTAGCCCAACGAGTTCCTGATAATATGTATGTAACAGTTCCAAATCAACGTGGAATTGAAGCATTTGATTTAGACGATACTGAAAATTTTATGGCGTCTGCAGATATGATTGGATTTATAAAAGAAAATAAACTTCAAATTGACGAAGAATTTAATTCTAGAATTATGTTTGGAACACATACTGAAATGGATCATGTGTATAATACGCCACGTGCTTGGTCTATTCAAAAAATGCTTACACCACAGGTGCAACATGAGCCTATGGATGATGATATTCCCTTTGCTCAAAAACCTGATCATAAAATAACTATTGAAGATGTTCATATGATAATGAGTAGTCATTATCAAGGAACAGAATATGATCCATATGGCCAATTAGGCGATGAAACAACACGAAATCTTTTCCGGCCAATTGGAATTAACCGAAATTGTGAGTTAAGTGTATTGCAACTGCGGCCAAATATGCCAGAAGATAAAATGGCTTTACAGTGGCTTGCTTATTCAAGCATGCCTTTTGCGACCTTGGTTCCTATCTATACACAAGTTCAAGATATTCCAGCATACTTCAGAGATACTACATTGCGTGTGACAAGTGAGTCTTATTATTGGGCTAATCGCTTGGTTGCAGCAATGGCTGATGCGAATTACAGTGAAATTATTCCATTCATTGAGCGTTATCAGTTAAATACTCTTGGGATGGCACGTCAACATGTTCACGTTGTGGATCGTGATCCACAAGCTGACTTAGAGTTGGCTAATCAAAAATTTGCGAATGAAATCAAAGAAGAGTTAGAAGCCTTAATGGATCAAGTTTTAATGGCCCGTTCAAATAATATGAAAAATGGTTATTCACGTTCAGATAATTAA
- a CDS encoding nucleoside hydrolase, whose amino-acid sequence MATKKMILDLDTGIDDALAMALAVEDPRIDLIGVISSYGNTLIETAGQNSLDLLHLLKADEVPVYLGDSHSSTTQTFETMPISMAIHGDNGIGNIKLDPATRKIEDQSGVQFLIDAAHQYGDNLIYLPTGPLTNLAAAIQKDPAVAELIGQTTLMGGALTVPGNVTPFTEANIHQDPEAADFVFTHQKNLTMIGLDVTLRTLLTKKHTKEWRALGTNAGAQYADMMDYYIDAYDRLDIDHRGAALHDPLAVAVAIDPNYVTTIDLNMRVTYDRNSGDYGRTIGDNQKLLDSTTTKVAVNVDNERFVRDFQDFMLDILKH is encoded by the coding sequence ATGGCAACTAAAAAAATGATTTTAGATTTAGACACTGGAATTGATGATGCATTAGCTATGGCCTTAGCAGTCGAAGATCCACGAATTGACTTAATTGGAGTTATTTCTTCTTATGGAAACACTTTAATTGAAACTGCTGGTCAAAATTCACTAGATTTACTCCATCTCTTAAAAGCAGATGAAGTTCCCGTATATTTGGGAGATTCTCACTCATCGACCACTCAAACTTTTGAAACAATGCCAATTTCAATGGCAATTCATGGTGATAATGGAATTGGAAATATTAAATTAGATCCTGCCACTAGAAAAATTGAGGATCAATCAGGAGTGCAATTCTTAATTGATGCTGCTCATCAATATGGTGATAATTTAATCTACTTACCGACTGGACCACTAACAAATTTGGCCGCTGCCATTCAAAAAGATCCTGCTGTAGCTGAACTAATTGGGCAAACCACCTTAATGGGTGGAGCCCTGACAGTACCAGGAAATGTGACACCATTTACGGAAGCCAATATTCATCAGGATCCCGAAGCAGCTGATTTTGTATTTACGCATCAAAAGAACTTAACGATGATTGGGTTAGACGTTACATTACGAACATTGCTAACTAAGAAACATACAAAAGAATGGCGTGCACTTGGTACTAATGCTGGAGCGCAATACGCTGATATGATGGATTACTATATTGATGCTTACGACCGACTTGATATTGATCACCGTGGGGCTGCCTTACATGATCCATTAGCTGTAGCCGTAGCAATTGATCCTAATTACGTTACAACCATTGATCTCAACATGCGTGTTACTTATGATCGAAATTCAGGTGACTATGGCCGAACTATCGGTGATAATCAAAAATTATTAGATTCAACTACAACCAAAGTAGCTGTTAACGTCGATAACGAACGCTTTGTTCGAGATTTTCAAGATTTCATGTTAGATATTTTAAAACATTAA
- the rihC gene encoding ribonucleoside hydrolase RihC, whose product MIMEKEALILDMDPGIDDAIALSIALTRPEFDLKLLTGVAGNVAVEKTTANLLKLEEFFNRTDIPVAMGAKAPLKREFKDASYIHGESGMPGYDFPELKHQPIDDPAVEAMHQVLSDAAEPITIVATGSYTNVALLLIKYPDIKSKIKRFILMGGSLSGGNVSSVAEFNIFTDPDAAKIVYESGIAITMIGLDVTLKALLSNQSIENVAEIGEVGKMISGVMTAYNDIEAAGKPMHDVNTILFLLHPEFFTLEDHMVYVITEGPAIGGTIADTQDRWSNGKLNAHVAVDINTKAFEDWFLAEIPHMNQMKDHPIK is encoded by the coding sequence ATGATAATGGAAAAAGAAGCTTTAATTTTAGATATGGACCCTGGAATTGATGACGCGATTGCCCTCTCAATTGCCTTAACTCGCCCTGAATTTGATTTAAAATTATTAACTGGAGTAGCGGGAAATGTTGCTGTTGAAAAAACGACCGCTAATTTATTAAAGTTAGAAGAATTTTTTAATCGTACAGATATTCCTGTAGCTATGGGAGCCAAAGCCCCATTGAAACGTGAATTTAAAGACGCTTCATATATCCATGGAGAATCTGGTATGCCTGGTTATGATTTTCCAGAATTAAAGCATCAACCCATTGATGATCCAGCTGTTGAAGCTATGCACCAAGTTTTATCAGATGCAGCAGAACCAATCACCATTGTTGCAACCGGTTCATATACCAATGTTGCTTTATTGCTTATCAAATATCCGGATATTAAATCTAAAATTAAGCGATTTATCCTTATGGGTGGTTCATTATCTGGGGGTAACGTGTCATCAGTAGCTGAATTCAACATCTTCACGGATCCCGATGCTGCCAAGATAGTTTACGAAAGTGGAATCGCTATCACGATGATCGGTCTCGATGTCACATTAAAAGCCCTCCTATCAAACCAATCGATCGAAAATGTGGCTGAAATTGGTGAAGTTGGAAAAATGATCTCCGGTGTTATGACTGCTTATAACGATATTGAGGCAGCTGGTAAGCCAATGCATGATGTTAATACAATCCTATTCTTGCTTCATCCAGAATTCTTCACTTTAGAAGACCACATGGTTTATGTCATCACTGAAGGACCAGCTATCGGTGGAACAATTGCTGACACGCAAGATCGTTGGTCAAACGGAAAATTAAATGCCCACGTCGCTGTTGATATCAACACAAAAGCATTTGAAGACTGGTTCTTAGCTGAAATCCCACATATGAACCAAATGAAAGATCATCCAATCAAATAA